From the Simplicispira suum genome, the window CAATTTAATGCCTAAACCGGGCAAGCAAAGGTATCGGGCTGGGCGCGGTCAAACACCTCGTTGGCCCACAGCATGACGACCATTTCGTCTTGGCCAATGTTGGTAATGTCGTGTGTCCAGCCCGGCACCGTCTCGACAATCTCCGCCTTGTCGCCGCTGGCCAGCAGCTCATGCGTCTCACCCGTGTGCATGTGCCTGAACTTGAAGCGCGCCTGGCCTTTGATAACCAGGAACTTCTCGGTCTTGCTGTGGTGGTAATGCCCGCCCCGCGTAATGCCGGGGTGCGCGGTGAAGTAACTGAACTGCCCGCAATCGGGCGTCTTGAGCATTTCGACAAACACGCCGCGCGGGTCGGCATGCTGCGGCACAACGTAGGCAAAGCGATCCACCGGCAGGTAGCTGACATAGGTGGAATACAGCGCGCGCACCAGCCCAGCGCCCACCCGCTCGGTCATCAGTGTGGCGCGGCTGTCGTGGAATGCCTGAATCTGCTCTGCCACCGCGCCCACGGTGGTGGTGTATTGCGGGGCCACTGTGGCAAAGCCGTTTGCATCCACAGTGCCATCGGCACCATCCAGCAATTGAA encodes:
- the wbjC gene encoding UDP-2-acetamido-2,6-beta-L-arabino-hexul-4-ose reductase; translated protein: MTHTVLITGADGFVGKNLQLHLVERKDVQVRSFTRSHSVGQLPELLQGVDFVFHLAGVNRPQDPQEFAVGNAELTHALCQAVAALAAATGKRIPVVYTSSTQAAHANPYGQSKRAAEDALFSLAASHQVPVHVFRLPNVFGKWCKPNYNSAVATFCHNMARGLPVQVNDPAAPLTLVHVDDVVACFLQLLDGADGTVDANGFATVAPQYTTTVGAVAEQIQAFHDSRATLMTERVGAGLVRALYSTYVSYLPVDRFAYVVPQHADPRGVFVEMLKTPDCGQFSYFTAHPGITRGGHYHHSKTEKFLVIKGQARFKFRHMHTGETHELLASGDKAEIVETVPGWTHDITNIGQDEMVVMLWANEVFDRAQPDTFACPV